CGCGGCCATGGAGACGCTGCGCCGGGCGTTCGCCGCCAAGGCCGAGGAGTTCCACGACGTCCTGAAGATGGGGCGCACCCAGCTCCAGGACGCGGTGCCCATGACGCTGGGCCAGGAGTTCTCGGCGTACGCCGTGATGCTGGAGGAGGACCAGAGCCGGCTGCTGGAGGCCGCCACCCTGGTGCACGAGATCAACCTCGGCGCGACCGCCATCGGCACCGGCCTCAACGCGCCCAAGGGCTACGCCGAGGCCGCCCGCCGCCACCTCGAGGCCATCACCGGACTGCCGCTGGTCACCGCCGCCAACCTGGTCGAGGCCACTCAGGACTGCGGCGCCTTCGTCCATCTGTCGGGCGTCCTCAAGCGCATCGCCGTCAAGCTCTCCAAGAGCTGCAACGACCTGCGGCTGCTCTCCTCGGGGCCGCGGGCCGGGTTCAACGAGATCAACCTGCCCCCGGTGCAGGCCGGTTCCAGCATCATGCCCGGCAAGGTCAACCCGGTGATCCCCGAGGTGGTCAACCAGGTCGCCTTCGAGGTGATCGGCAACGACGTCGCCATCACGATGGCCGCCGAGGCGGGGCAGCTCCAGCTCAACGCCTTCGAGCCGATCATCCTGCACTCCCTCTCGGAGAGCGTCACCCATCTGCGCGCCGCCTGCCTGGTGCTGGCCGAGCGGTGCGTCGCGGGTATCACCGCCAACACCGAGCGGCTGCGCACCTCCGTGGAGAACTCCATCGGCCTGGTCACCGCGCTCAACCCGTACATCGGCTACAGCGCGGCCACCAGCATCGCCAAGGAGGCCCTCGCCACGGGCCGCGGTGTGGCCGAACTCGTCCTGGAGAAGGGCTTGCTGCCCGCCGACCGCCTGGCCGAGGTCCTGCGCCCCGAGGAGGTCGCGGGGCAGCCCTCAGGGCTCCGTTCGTAGCCGCGCGACTTCTGGGGCCGAGCTGTGGGGGAGGAGTTCGGTGGGGTGGTCCGGGCTTGCCACGGCGATGTGGACGCTGTCGGCGATGCGGTAGGGGCGGTGCGCCAGTACCGCCCCGACGCGGCCGCGCAGCCGGGACATCGCGGCCCGTACGGTCACCGTCCGCGACGGGTCCCCGAACAGGTCCTGGGCCAGCTGGGCCGCCGTGCGCCCCTCGGGGTGCGCGGCGAGCACCAGCAGCACCTCGGCCTGGCGGGCGCTGAGCTCATGGGTCCAGGTGCCCGAGGGGCCCGAGAAGGTCAGGGTCCAGCGGTGCGGATGGCGTACGTCCAGCAGCAGATCGCCCCAGCCGGCCGGGCCGCCCCCCGCGGAGGTCTCGCCGTCCAGCACCCGCAGCAGATGGCCGCCGGGCAGCGGTTCCACCGCGCACGCGCCGAGCGCGGGCAGCCACACCGGCCCGTCGTACGGCGCCTTCGGCAGCGGCAGCCGGTGCTCGCGCGGGGTCACCCCGGTGACCCCGGCGATCCAGCCGTGCTGGTCGACCACGACGGCCTTGCCGTGGATCCGCGCCAGCAGCGGCGCGGCGACCGCGCGCAGGCCCTCCAGCTCCCGGCTGTGGGCGAGGCGCAGTTCGCCCTCGGCCCACCGGGCGGTCGCGGTGACCAGGGAGAGCACCGTCGGATGGGCGGTTCCGGCGGGGCCGCTGACGTCGATGACGCCCAGCAGCCGTCCGTCGCGCGGGTCGTGGACCGGGGCGGCGGCGCAGCTCCAGGGGTGGAAGGCGCTCACGAAGTGCTCCGCCGAATGCACCCGTACGGGGGACTTCACGGCGAGCGCGGTGCCGATTCCGCTGGTCCCGGCGACGTCCTCGGCCCAGTGCGAACCCTCCACGAGCGCGATGCCGTCGGCCTGCCGACGCACCCCCCGATGGCCGTCGATCCACAGGATCCGGCCCTCCGCATCGGCGATGATCATGATGTGCGCGGCCGCCTCCGCCGCCTCCAGCAGCCCGTCCCGCAGGGTGGGCAGCACCTCGGCCAGCCGGGTCTGCCGCCTCCGCCGCTCCAGTTCGTCCAGGCCCAGCGGCCGTGGCGCGCGGCCGTGATCGGGGTCGAGCCCCAGGCGCAGCATCCGGTCCCAGGAGGCGCCGATCACCGGGCGGGCGGGCAGCGGAAGCCGTCCCCGGCTCAGCGCCGCCTCGCGGATCACCGCCATGAGACGGGCCGATTCGGTGGGGCTCAGCGCGGCCAGGGGACCGGCGTCGCGTGGGTGCTGGAAATGCATGGATGGCAGCCTTCAGCCTCTGCTGAGCGGGGCTTCGTTGCTCCGCGATTGTAGTGAAGAGGCGCGGCGGGGGCTGCGGTTGTGAAGCGGTGGAGAGGCAACCGAGACGATGCGAGCAGCCCTTCAGGCCGTGGCCTCCTGAGCGCGGGCACGGCGGCCAGTTCGGCCCGGATGGTCTTGCCGGTGGCGGTCTGCCGGGTGCCCCAGCTCTCGGTGAGCTGGGCCAAGCCGCTCGGCGGCCTCCCGGCGGGCCCGGGCCACCACGGCGGGGTTGTCCGGCAGCTCCCAGGTGGCCGCCCGCTCCGCGCCCAGCCCCCGGGCGCGGGCCAGGAGCAGGGCGATGTGCCCCAGCGGCGGCCCACTGGGCAGGTCGAGAAGGGTGGCGGTGCGGGTGGCCGGGCATGGGCGTGGCCAACTCCAGCCGCTGCCCCTCGCCCGTCTCCAGCGCCCGCCGCATCCTCCGCTCGGCCGACTCGGATGCGGGTCCTGGCAGGATCTCCGGGATCCGCAGCCCCCGCATCTCCTCCTGCACCAGGCCCAGCACCCGCTCCAGGTCGTGGTTGACCCAGCGCAGCCGCAGCCCGGTGTCGTAGACCGCCATCGTGCAGGGCCCCTCGAGGAAGGAGCGCCGCATCAACTCCTCGTCCCGGGCCGTGTCCCCGGCGCGCGGTACGGCGGAGACGATCAGCCACTCGGGGGCCCCGGCGGACGAGGTGCGGCGGTGCGCCAGCAGCCCCAGCTCCACGGTGGAGCCATCGCGGCGCAGCAGGGTGACCCGCCCGTTCAGCCGGGCGGGCGGGGCGGGGGAGCGCAGCGCGGCCGACACCTCGGCACGGGCGGGCGAGGAGTCGTGGAGCAGCTCGGCCGCGGGCCTGCCCACGATCTCGGCGGGGCGGTAGCCGAGCAGCCCGCGCGCCGCCTCGTTCCACTGGGTGACGATGCCGTGCTCGTCGACGGTGGTCTTGGCGGTGGCCCCCTCGCCGAGGAGATCGCCCGACCGGATGGACCACTCGTCCCGTGGGGTGTCCGGTCGCGTCATGCCGTCATCTCACTCTTGCCCCGGTCTTCCGCCGTGGGCGAGGTGCCGGCTCCACCGTGGCGCCCTGGGCGGAGAGTGAACCAATGGTCGCGTCTTCACGTATGCCCACGGTCCGAGGGGTCGGCACACGGTGCGCGGCCCGCGCATGAAGGTCGGGGGCCGACTGTCGCTCTCTGCTGGTACTGTCCCGGATCACAGCGAAACGAACAGAAGTTCTGCAAGGGGTGGGGTTTATGGCCATGGTCGTACATGGGGGACATGGCAAGGGTGCCCGTGCGGCCGGTGCCGTGCTCACCGCCGTGCTGCTCTGCGGCGGCGCGGTCGGCTGCGGATCGTCCGGTGCGGACGGGAAGCCCGAGGGCAAGGCGGGGGAGAAGTCCTCGGAGCAGGTGCGGATGGCCCCGGCGGCGGCCGTGCGCGCCGCCGCCAAGAAGAGCGAGAAGCTCACCTCGTTCCGCTACCGGATGAGCGGCCGCACCCCCGAGGACGGACGGATCGAGGGCGAGGCGGCGATGAGCACCAAGCCGCTCGCCGTCAGCATGAAGATGCGCGCGGTCGGTCAGGGCGCGGACGCGGCGGTGGAGATCCGGATGCTCGACGGGGCGATGTACCTCGACGGGGGCAAGGAGGCCGTCGCCGGGCTGGACGGCAAGACCTGGCTCAAGCTGGACCTCGGGGCGCTGGGCGAGAAGGCGGCCGGCGCGCTGGCCGGCGGTACCCTCTCCCGCCAGGCCGACAAGAACCCGGCCGAGGAGTCGGCCTTCCTCTCCGGCGCCGACGATGTGAAGCGGGTCGGCGAGGAGACCATCGACGGGGTGCGCACCACGCACTACCGGGGCACCATCGGTCTCGGCCAGATGCGCGCGAGCCTGAAGGACGAGGACGCGGCGACCCGCGAGCGCCGCGAGAAGAACCTCAAGGCGTACGAGGGGATGGGGATCGACCGGCTGTCCATGGACATGTGGATCGACCAGGACGGCCACACCAAGCGGTTCCGCGTCCGTGGCGAGGGGGACAAGGGCCCGCTCGACATGACCATCACCTTCTCGGCCCTCAACGAGCCGGTCACGGTGAAGGCGCCGCCGGCGAACCAGACCACGGACCTCTCCGAGCTGGCGCGGGGGGCCGAGGGCTGATCCGGCGGGGGCGGCTTCACCGGCAGGCGGTGCGGCGTTTCACCGGGGGCGGCGCGGCGCTTCACCGGTAGGCGGCGCGGCGGGCTCAGGTGCCCGGTGCGCCCGTCCCGGCCGTGAGGGCCGAGTCGTCCTCCACCCGTGCGCCGGGCAGCTGGTGCCGGGCGGCGATGAGGGCGGTGTCCACATCCCGCGTCCCAGTGGAGACGCACAGGGTGTAGGCGAGATCGTCCATCCGCTGTCGTACCTCGGTGCCGCCCGATTCGGCGTGCAGCATCCGCAGCGTCTCGTACTGCTCGATGAGGTTCTGAAGTACGACCGGGTGGGCCATCAGCACGGCAGTGGTCCTTTCTCAGCCGACGGGTTGACGCCAGGCGTGTACCCCCACCGCCGGGGGCCATGTACGTGTTTCATCCAACAGGGCCCGCGGGGGATTCGGACGCCGCGGGTCAGATGTCGTGCCGCTCCAGGGGCTGGTTGGCCGGGCCCTGGAGCACCCGGCCGTCGATGCCGAAGCGGGAGCCGTGGCAGGGGCACTCCCAGGCCCGCTCGGCGGCGTTGAACGCCACCAGACAGCCCAGATGGGTGCAGCGGGCCGAGACCGCGTGAGCTGTGCCGTCCTCGTCCCGGTAGACGGCGCGGCGCCGACCGTCCAGGCGGACCACGGCCCCGGTACCCGGGGCGATCCGGTCGACCGAACCGGCCCCCGGGGTGCTCAGCCGGTCGCCGACGAAATGCTTCCCGACGTGGAACTGATGGCCGAGCAGCGCCGGGGCCTCGCGCAGCGCGGTGCCCAGCCGCCGGGGGTCGTACAGCCCGGCCCACTCCGGCCGCTCACCGCCGATGAGCGCGGTGAGCAGCCGGCCCGCCATGATGCCGCCGCTCAGACCCCAGCCCGCGAAGCCCGTCGCCACATAGGTGTGGCGCGCGCCGGGGTGGAAGGGGCCGACCAGCGGCACGGTGTCGGTCGGGTCGTTGTCCTGGGCGGCCCAGCGGTGGGTGATCCCCACGCCGGGAAAGCGCTCCCGGGTCCAGTCCGTGAGCCGTTCGAAGCGCTCGGAGGTGTCCCCGGTGCCGGGGGTGAAGCTCTCTCCGGTCACGATCAGCAGCCGCTGCCCGTCGCCGTACGGCGCGGTGCGCACCGACCGGGTCCGCTGGTCCGGGGTGATGTACGCGCCCCGCGGATCCCGGTCGGCGGGCAGGGGCCCGGCCACGACGAGTTCGCGGTGCGGCGAGAGCCGGGCGAACAGCAGCGCCCGGTCGAACACCGGGTAGTGGGTGGCGATCACCACGTCCCCGGCCGTCACCACCGCCCCGCCCTCCGTGGTGACCCGGCAGGGGGTGCCCTCCTCCAGGCCGGTGGCGCGGGTGTGCTCATGGATGAGCCCGCCGCGGGCGCGCAGGTCCCCGGCGAGCCCGAGGAGATAGGCGCGCGGATGGAACTGCGCCCCGTCCTCGACCCGGACCGCGCCCGCGACCGGGAAGGGCAGCCCGGTCTCGGTCACATACGAGGCGGGCAGCCCCGCCTCGCGCGCGGCCTCCGCCTCGGCGCGCATGGTGTCCGCGCGCGCCGGGTCCTCGGTGTAGGTGAAGGCCGGGACGCGCTCCAGATCGCAGTCGACGCCGAGCTCGGCCGCGATCGCCGCCGCCCGCTCGACGGCCTCGGACTGCGACCGCGCGTACATCCGCGCGCCCTCCGGCCCACGGGTGCGCCGCAGCCGGTCGTAGATGAGCGAGTGCAGCGCCGTGAGCTTGGCGGTGGTGTGGCCGGTGACGCCCGCCGCGATCCGGTCCGCCTCCAGCACCACCACCCGGTGCCCCGCGCGGGTCAGCTCCCACGCGGTGCTCAGCCCCGCGATCCCGGCGCCGATCACGGCGACATCGACCTCCAGGTCCTCGGTCAGGGCCGGGTGAGGGGTGCCGGGCGGGGCGGTGTCCATCCAGTACGACTCGGGTGCGCCGGGAAGTTCGGTCATCGTTGCCGAGTGCCCACCGGCACCCGGCTGAAGCGGGTGGGCGGACGAACCATGAAGCGGGTGGGGCGGGCGAACCAGCCGCCGCCTACACCGGGCCCTCGGCCGAGATCAGCGCCGAGGCGGCCCGGGAGTGCAGCGAGTCCAGGGTGGTGAGCTGCTGCCCGGCCCGCTCCAGCAGCTCCGCGAGGCGGTCCGTCCGCAGTCGGGTGTCATGGACGGCCACCGCGAGCAGCGAGCGCCACAGCAGCGCCTTGCCCTCCACACCCATCCGCAGCGCCTCCAGCCCCACCAGCGTGTTCACCCCGGTGCGCCGCCGCGGCCGGCTGCCCGGCGTCAGCCGCGCCGTGCGCTCGGCCGCCCGCGACGCGCGGAGCTTGCCGCGGCGGACGGGGACGTCGAGCGAGGCCATGCACCACAGCAGCGACCTGCGGTCCTGGACCAGCTCCGCGGTGAGCCTCGCCAGCTCGCCGCTGTAGACCGAGCGCCGGTGTCTGCGATTCATCCTGCGGGCCAGCCCGACCGCTGCTGTGGCGGCCACCAGATGGTCGTTGAGGTAGATCCCGAGCCACGGCGGCGCGTGGATGCCGCCGGAGCGGGTCGCGGCCGGTACAGCCATGGTCGTCCTCCCGACGCCGGGCCCCGAGCAGCGCTGTCAGGACTGAGACGGGTACCCGCCGGGAGGATTCCCAAGAGACGGCCGCCGCGGAGCCGCTCGGCCGGCCGCGGCCAGGGCGCGCTGGTGCAGGTCTTCGAGCGCGTCCAGCACGACCGTGCGCTCGTGCCACTCGAGCCACGTCCCCGCCCGGGTGGCCAGATCGAGCAGGATCGCGGTCTCCGCGTCGGTCAAGCTGTGCCTGACCTTGGGCACGTGGACCGAGAACACCCCGACGACCTGGCGGGAGGCGCCGGTCATGGGGATGCTGTGCGCGGTGCGGGAGCCGGTCGCCAGGATGACCTCGCGGGCGGTGTCCGAGAAGACGCGGTCGGTGGTGATGTCCGACACCACCGGCCGGGCGCGGGCCGCCGCCGTCGCACACGCCGTCTCGCCCTCGCCGACATGGGAGAAGAAGTCGATGAACTCCCGGTCGAGGCCGTGGTGCTGCTCCATCCGCAGCCCGGCCGGGTCCGCCAGCTGGAGATCCCCCATGTCGGAGCCCACCACCTCCAAGGCCCGGTGCAGCACCCGCTTCGCCACCGTGGAGCGATGGACCTCACCGGGCCGCGCGTCCGGCAGGAACGGCAGCGCCGGAGCCTCCTCGGGGGTGCGCTCCGGAAACCACAGCGGGCTGCCGGGGGCGGGCCGTTCCACCCGCAGCAGCGCGGCCGCCAGGGTCCGCAGTTTCACGTTGTGCGTCTGTGAGCTGCGCTTGAGCAGGGTGAACGCCGTGTGCTCCCCGGGCAGCCGATAGCGCTCCCGCAGAACGCCCTGGGCCTGCGCGATCAGCGGGTGCGAGCGCAGTTTGGCGCGCAGATCGACGGTCTCCCGGCGCAGCCGTATCACCTCCGGCACCGCCGTCCGGCCGCCGCCCGGCGCGGAGGTGTCCCGCGGGGAGGTGTCCGCCGCCGCTCCGCCGCGGGCGGCGACGGCCGCCTCGACGGTGGCGTACATCCGGATCGTGCCGTCCACCAGCACCGTGCGCAGCAGCCGCGCCACGTCGTCGGTGGCCCCGGCGAGGAGCAGCGGGGCACCGGCCTCGGCCAGGGCCCGCGCACAGCGCAGCAGCCCCCGCACACCCTCCGCCGTGATCTCCCGGACCCGTGAGAGGTCCACGAGCACGGCGGTGCCGAGTCTCTCCCGGCCGACCTGCCGCGCGCCCATGAACACGGGGTGGTCCGGCCGGTCGAGATCCCCTTCGGGGCGCAGCAGCCATACCGCGCCCCCCGATGCGGCACCCGGCACCAGGCGCGGCCGCTCGCCCGGCGCGACCGTGCCGGCGCCCCGGTCCTCGTTCCCGCCCGTCGCCTCGATCTCGCGCATTTCCGCCTCGTTCCGCTATCCGTCCGCAGGTGGTTCGGGTCCGGGGGTACCCCGGACCCGTACCAAACCTTGGTCAGACCGGCGGAACGAGTCAACGCGGCCCCGGCGCGCGCATGGCGTGCAGCGGTCCGCGATGCAGCGGCGTGGTGCGCCACCGCGCGGTGAACACGCGGTCCGCGAGGGAGCAGGTGACCACCAGGTGGTGCGGGGTCTCCAGGAACGCGATGTCCACGGTCAGCGTGTCCGGGTCCGTCCAGCCCCCGCTCACCGCCGTGGGAACGGGCGCCTCCGGCCCGGTGTGCACCCGCCACCCCGCGCCGTCGAACCCCAGGTCCAGCCGGGACGCCCGCTCGGCCAGCGAGACGGCCCAGCCGCCGGAGCCGTCCTCGGCCACGGTGACCCCCGTCAGGGTCGGCTGGACCGCGCAGACGCCGCCTTCGGGGGCGAACTCCGCACCCGACCAGGCGCCGGGGTCCGAGAGCGGCGCGGGCTTCGCCGCCAGCGGCGGCAGGGCGAGCCGGGACAGCCGCCGCTCCAGCGCGGCGTCCTCGTCCGCGCGCCCGGTGAGCGGCGCGTCGCCGAACGCGGGCAGCAGATGCTCCCAGACCGCGTCCAGGACGGCCTGCATCCGCTCGGTGTCCGCCGTTGTGGCGATCACCACATCGTGCTCGGGCAGCACCAGGCAGAACTGCCCGTACGCCCCGTCGCCCCGGTACCCGTGGCGGGACATCCAGAACTGGAGCCCGTACCCCCGCCGCCAGTCCGGCCCCGAGCCGTCTGCCATGGGCTCCTCGGTCGGGATCCACGGCCGGGTCGCGTCCTCGACCCAGGAGGCCGGAAGCAGCCGTTCGCCCTCCCACTCACCGCCCCGCAGATACAGCAGCCCCAGCCGGGCGATCGCGTCGGTGGCCGCGAACAGCCCGCTGAAGCCGAGGTCACGCCCGGCCGGCACCTGGAGCCAGGCAGCCTCGCCGATGCCCAGCGGATCGAACAGCCGCGGCCGCAGATACTCCGTCAGCGACTGCCCGGTCACCCGCTGGACGATCGCGGCGAGCGTGTACGTGGCGGGCTGGTTGTACGCGAAGACGGTGCCCGGCGCGCGATCCGGCGGCAGCCGCAGGAAGCCGCGCACGGGCTCCTCCGGGTCCAGGCCGAACGCCCGCTCCAGCGTCTCCTCGAGATGTCCGCTGGCCATGGACGCGACATGGCGTACCAGCATGGCGCGGCTGCCCGGGTCGGTGATCTCCGCCTCGAACTCGGGGAAGTACGAGATCACGGGGGCGTCGAGGTCCAGCAGCCCCTCGGCGACGGCCAGCCCCGCCGCCGTGGAGGTGAAGCTCTTGCTGAGGGAGTAGAGCAGATGCGGCCGCTCGGCGGTGTACGGCGCCCACCAGCCGGAGGCGATCAGCCGGCCGTGGCGCAGGATCATCAGACTGTGCGGCTCGATGTCCGGCGCGCCCTCGACGGCGTCGAGGAAGGCGTGGACGCCCCGCGCGTCCACGCCCTCGGCGGCGGGGGTGCTGGTGGGCAGCGGATGAGCACTCATCAGACGGGTCCTCGTGGGGTCAGGGGTGGGCTGCGCCAACCCTCCCCGGCGGGGCGGCGGGTGTCCAGAGGGTTTTGTGCCGCCTGCCGCCTGCCGCCTGCCGCCTGCCGCCTGCCGCCTGCCGTCCGGCCGCCCGGCCGCCCGGAGGGCGTGGCTGTGGCGAGCCGAGGGCCCGTTGAGAGGATCGGCGGTGATGGGTCGGCGGTGACGTGAGCGCCGTTGATCCGCGAACGCACCAGACGCCGGAAGGAACGAACACCTCGTGACCGACTCCGTGACCGATCGCGTGACCGACGACGACGCCGTGCTGACGCGCGTCGAGGGCCGCGCCGGACATCTCACCCTCAACCGGCCCCGCGCCCTCAACTCCCTCACCCATCCGATGGTGACCCGGATCGCCGAGGCCCTCACCGCCTGGGAGCGGGACCCTGCCGTCGAGACCGTGGTGATCGACGGGGCGGGGGAGCGCGGGCTGTGCGCGGGCGGCGACATCCGCCTGATCCACCAGGACGTGACCTCGGGCGGCGGCGCGGCCTCGCGGGCGTTCTGGCGCGACGAGTACAGGCTCAACGTCCGGATCGCCCGCTACCCCAAGCCGTATGTGGCCCTGATGGACGGCATCGTGATGGGCGGCGGCGTCGGGGTCTCGGCCCACGGCGGTGTGCGGATCGTCACCGAGCGCTCGCGGGTGGCCATGCCCGAGACCACGATCGGCTTCGTACCGGACGTCGGCGGCACCCATCTGCTGGCCCGCGCACCGGGCGAACTGGGTACGCACCTGGCGCTCACGGGAGCGTCGGTGGGCGCCGCCGACGCCCTGCGCTGCGGACTGGCCGACCATGTCGTCCCCTCCGGGCAACTGCCCGCGCTGACCCGGGACCTGGCCGTGGAGCCGGTGGCGGACGTCCTGCCCCGGTACGCCGTCGAGGCCCCGGCCGGAACCCTGGACGGCCGGCGGGAGTGGATCGACCACTGCTATGCGGCGGACACCGTCGAGGAGATCGTGGACCGGCTGATGGCCGTCGGCGAACCGGCCGCCAAGGAGACCGCCGAGACCCTCCTCGCCAAGTCCCCCACCGCGCTGAAGGTCACGCTGGCCGCCGTCCGCGGGGCCCGGGCGCTCGGCTCGCTGGAGCGCGTCATGGAGCAGGAGTACCGCGTCTCCTGCGCCGCCCTGTCCCGCCCGGACCTCATCGAGGGCATCCGCGCCCAGGTGATCGACAAGGACCGCCGCCCGCGCTGGACCCCGGCGGCTCTCGCCGAGGTCACGGACGCGGAGGTGGCCGGTTTCTTCGTACCGCCCGTCGACGGTGATCTTCGCCTCGGCGACGCTCCGTAGCCGGCCGCCTGTCGGCGCCGGCAGAGGGGCTGTCGGCGCCGACGGTTGAAATAGTGTGCCAAGCAGCACATCAGCGGGGTGACCCGCGTGAGCGCGCGGCAGCAGCGCCGACCGGCCCGTGCGATCAAGAACGCGCGGGAGACGGCGCTGCTGCCCTGCGGATCGTGCTAGCGCCTCACCGGCGCACCGGCTCGGTGCTGTCGGCCGCGGTGTTCAGATCGCGGTCGAGGGTCTCCGGGGACATCCGGGTGGCGATGAGGCTGACCGCCGTGACCAGCGACATATAGACGGCGACCGGTATCCAGGAGCCGGAGAACGCGGTGAGGAGCGCGCTACAGATCAGTGGCGCGACCCCGCCGCCGATCAGCGAGGAGAACTCCCGGCCCAGCGTGACGCCCGCGTAGCGGTAGCGCTTGCCGAACAGTTCGGGGAAGTAGCTCATCTGGACGCCGACCGAGCCGTGGCAGGCCAGGATGAAGCCGATGACGATGGCCACGGTGATCGCCACGTGTGAGCCGGTGTTCAGCGCGATGAAGGTCGGGGCGGGCAGCAGCACCAGCGCGGCGGCGATGGTGGAGTAGACCGGGCGCCGCCCGAGGCGGTCGGAGAGCGTGCCGAAGCAGATGGCCGCGAGGCCGCCGCACAGGGCCCCGATCAGCAGCACCTGGGGAACGAAGTCCTTGTCGACGCCGACGCTGGACACCAGGTAGGAGGCCATGAAGACCTGGTACGTGTAGGACTGGGTGCTGACGCCGAAGTTCATGAACAGCGCCAGCAGCATGGGCTTCCGGCCGTGCTGGAAGACCTCCTTCACCGGTGAGGCGGGCCGTTCTTGCTGCTCCTTGAGCTCGGTGAAGACCGGGCTCTCGTTGAGCTTGCGGCGCAGCACCAGGGCGATCACGGTCACCAGGAGGCTGCTGCCGAAGATCAGCCGCCAGCCCCAGCTCATCAGGGCGTCGTCGGGCAGGCGTTGGGCGAGGATCCAGGCCACCGCGCCCAGGGCGGTGCCCAGCGCGGCGCCGGTCATGACGAGGGAGGACAGTCTGCCGCGGCGTCCGGGGGCGGCCGTCTCGGTGAGCAGGGTGGCGCCGCCGGACTGCTCGGCCCCGGCCCCGAAGCCCTGCCCCATACGGCAGATGAGCAGCAGGATCGGGGCGAGCAGCCCGGCCTCGTTGTAGGTGGGCAGCAGTCCGATGGCGAGGGTGGAGCCGCCCATCAGGAGCAGGGTCGCCACCAGCACCCACTTGCGGCCGAGGCGGTCGCCGAAGCGGGAGAAGAAGAGCCCGCCGAGCGGGCGGGCGGCGAAGCCCACGGCGTAGGTGCTGAAGCTGGCCAGGATGCCCACGGACGGTGAGGCGTTGGGGAAGAACAGATCACTGAAGATCAGCGCCGATGCGGTGCCGTAGATGACGAAGTCGTACTGCTCGAGCGCGGTGCCGATGAGACCGGCCAGGGCGGCGCGGCGTACCGCGCGGGGGTCGGCGGGTGGTTCGGCGGGGGTGGAAGGGTCGGGGGAGGTGGCCGGCGACGGGGGGCGCGCCGTGGCGGGGGTGGGGTTGCTGTCCATGATCCATGCCTCCTTGAACGGATCGACGCAGCGGAGCGGTGGAGGGGAGGGCAGGCGAAAGGGGACAGAGGAACGGGGGAAGTGGGGAGACAACGGGGGACGTGGGGGGACAGGGGACGGGGTTCAGGGGTGGGCGGGGGTCCGTAGGGTCCCGGCGGCGTCGGCTGCCGCGGCGGCGGGGCCGTGGCGGACGATGAGGTCGATCAGCTCGGAGACCCGGGCGGCGAAGTCCGGGTGGTCTCTCAGTCCGTCGCCGAGCAGCCCGCTGTCCAGGACGGCCGCGACGAAGGGCGGCCCGGAGGCGGTGGCGCTCCGCCCGGCGATGGTGGCGAGCGTCTCCCGGGCCGGGTCCGCCATCGCGGTGGCGTGGGGGCCGGGGGAGAAGCCGGGGCGCGGTGCCACGCAGCACAGATACGCGGCGACGGTGAGCGCGAGATGGTGGGGCATGCGTCCGGCCCGCAGGTGGAACAGGGCGGGTTCGGGGACTCGTTGGCGCAGTTTGACCGAGCCGTCGGAGCCGACCTGCCGGGTGCGGTGGCCCAGGGCGGTGTTGGCCCAGCGGTCGAAGAGCTGTCCGATGTAGTGGTCGGGGTCGATGTCGGTGGGCACGGTGAGGGTCGGCAGATAGTCGTCGTGGAGCACCGCGCGGGCGGCTTCGGCGATGAACGGCCGGGCGGTGGCGTCCGGGATGGTCTCCCGTCCGTCCAGCGCGCCGAGGTAGGCGATGAGGGAGTGGGTGCCGTTGAGCAGGCGCAGCTTCAGCAGTTCGTAGGGTTCGACGTCGTCGGTGAAGAGCGCCCCGCCGGTTTCCCAGTGCGGGCGTCCGGCGGCGAAGCGGTCCTCCATGACCCACATGCTGAAGGGTTCGGCCGGTACCGGGACGGTGTCGTGTACGCCGAGGTGGGTGGCGACGGCGTGGCGGTAGGTGTCGGTGGTGGCGGGGACGATCCGGTCGACCATGGAGTTGGGGAAGGTCACGGCGGATTCCAGCCAGGGTGTGAGGTCGTCGCGTTCGGCGGCGGGGAGGGCCTGGGTGAACTCGTGGACGAGTCGCCTGGTCTGGGTGCCGTTGCCGGCGAGGTTGTCGCAGCTGAG
This genomic interval from Streptomyces asiaticus contains the following:
- the aspA gene encoding aspartate ammonia-lyase, which produces MSATGHRREHDLLGDRDVPADAYWGIHTLRAGENFPITGTSISAYPHLISALAAVKEAAARANEDLGLLTTRKADAIAAACQEIRRGALHDQFTVDVIQGGAGTSTNMNANEVIANRALELLGHEKGDYAHLHPNEDVNLSQSTNDVYPTAVNVSTIIAVRELHAAMETLRRAFAAKAEEFHDVLKMGRTQLQDAVPMTLGQEFSAYAVMLEEDQSRLLEAATLVHEINLGATAIGTGLNAPKGYAEAARRHLEAITGLPLVTAANLVEATQDCGAFVHLSGVLKRIAVKLSKSCNDLRLLSSGPRAGFNEINLPPVQAGSSIMPGKVNPVIPEVVNQVAFEVIGNDVAITMAAEAGQLQLNAFEPIILHSLSESVTHLRAACLVLAERCVAGITANTERLRTSVENSIGLVTALNPYIGYSAATSIAKEALATGRGVAELVLEKGLLPADRLAEVLRPEEVAGQPSGLRS
- a CDS encoding GAF domain-containing protein; the protein is MHFQHPRDAGPLAALSPTESARLMAVIREAALSRGRLPLPARPVIGASWDRMLRLGLDPDHGRAPRPLGLDELERRRRQTRLAEVLPTLRDGLLEAAEAAAHIMIIADAEGRILWIDGHRGVRRQADGIALVEGSHWAEDVAGTSGIGTALAVKSPVRVHSAEHFVSAFHPWSCAAAPVHDPRDGRLLGVIDVSGPAGTAHPTVLSLVTATARWAEGELRLAHSRELEGLRAVAAPLLARIHGKAVVVDQHGWIAGVTGVTPREHRLPLPKAPYDGPVWLPALGACAVEPLPGGHLLRVLDGETSAGGGPAGWGDLLLDVRHPHRWTLTFSGPSGTWTHELSARQAEVLLVLAAHPEGRTAAQLAQDLFGDPSRTVTVRAAMSRLRGRVGAVLAHRPYRIADSVHIAVASPDHPTELLPHSSAPEVARLRTEP
- a CDS encoding DUF1396 domain-containing protein, with product MAMVVHGGHGKGARAAGAVLTAVLLCGGAVGCGSSGADGKPEGKAGEKSSEQVRMAPAAAVRAAAKKSEKLTSFRYRMSGRTPEDGRIEGEAAMSTKPLAVSMKMRAVGQGADAAVEIRMLDGAMYLDGGKEAVAGLDGKTWLKLDLGALGEKAAGALAGGTLSRQADKNPAEESAFLSGADDVKRVGEETIDGVRTTHYRGTIGLGQMRASLKDEDAATRERREKNLKAYEGMGIDRLSMDMWIDQDGHTKRFRVRGEGDKGPLDMTITFSALNEPVTVKAPPANQTTDLSELARGAEG
- a CDS encoding DUF5133 domain-containing protein → MLMAHPVVLQNLIEQYETLRMLHAESGGTEVRQRMDDLAYTLCVSTGTRDVDTALIAARHQLPGARVEDDSALTAGTGAPGT
- a CDS encoding FAD-dependent oxidoreductase, whose protein sequence is MTELPGAPESYWMDTAPPGTPHPALTEDLEVDVAVIGAGIAGLSTAWELTRAGHRVVVLEADRIAAGVTGHTTAKLTALHSLIYDRLRRTRGPEGARMYARSQSEAVERAAAIAAELGVDCDLERVPAFTYTEDPARADTMRAEAEAAREAGLPASYVTETGLPFPVAGAVRVEDGAQFHPRAYLLGLAGDLRARGGLIHEHTRATGLEEGTPCRVTTEGGAVVTAGDVVIATHYPVFDRALLFARLSPHRELVVAGPLPADRDPRGAYITPDQRTRSVRTAPYGDGQRLLIVTGESFTPGTGDTSERFERLTDWTRERFPGVGITHRWAAQDNDPTDTVPLVGPFHPGARHTYVATGFAGWGLSGGIMAGRLLTALIGGERPEWAGLYDPRRLGTALREAPALLGHQFHVGKHFVGDRLSTPGAGSVDRIAPGTGAVVRLDGRRRAVYRDEDGTAHAVSARCTHLGCLVAFNAAERAWECPCHGSRFGIDGRVLQGPANQPLERHDI